From the genome of Methylocystis heyeri:
GGCGAAATCGCCTGCCGCGTGATCAGGACCGCTAGACGGCTGGGGATTTCGACCGTCGCGATATATTCGCAGGCGGACAGCGCCGCAATGCATGTCGGCCTCGCCGACGAGGCATTCCCCATCGGCCCGGCGCCTGCGCGGGAAAGCTATCTCGCCATCGGCAAAATCATCGGCGTTGCGCGAGCCTGCGGCGCCGAAGCCGTGCACCCCGGCTATGGCTTTCTGTCCGAGAACCCCGAATTCGCCGAAAGCTGCGCCGCTGCGGGACTGGTTTTTATCGGGCCTCCCGCTGCGGCCATGCGGATCATGGGCGTCAAGACGTCGGCTAAGGCGCTGATGGAGCGCCTCGGCGCGCCGGTCGCGCCTGGCTATCACGGCGACGCATTCGACCTTCAAACCCTTACGCGGGAAGCGGAGCGCATCGGATTTCCGCTGCTGATAAAGGCCGCCGGCGGCGGCGGGGGGCGAGGCATGCGCCTCGTCGGCAGGCTGGATGAAATGCCCGAAGCGGTCGCCTCGGCGCGGCGCGAAGCGCTCGCGGCCTTCGGTGACGAGCGCCTGCTTCTGGAAAAGCGGCTCGAACATCCCCGTCATATCGAAGTTCAGATTTTTTCGGACGCTTGCGGCGCCTGCGTCGCCTTTCCCGAGCGCGATTGTTCGGTTCAGAGAAGGCGCCAGAAGATCATCGAAGAGACCCCTGCGCCGGGACTTTCACGGCAAATGCGTCGCGACTTGCGCGGCGCCGCCGTCTCCGCTGCGAAGGCGGTTGGCTATGTCGGCGCGGGAACTGTCGAGTTTCTGGTCGAGGACGAGGCTTATTTTTTTCTGGAAATGAATACGCGGCTGCAGGTCGAGCATCCGATCACCGAGATGATCTCGGGCTGCGATCTCGTCGAATGGCAGTTGCGCGTCGCGGACGGAGAGCGACTGCCCGTCGCCCAGGAAGAGCTGGAATTTAGCGGCTGCGCGATCGAAGCCCGCCTCTGTGCGGAGGACGCTTCATCCGACTTCATGCCGTCCGTCGGTGAGATCGTTCATTTCCGGGCGCCGCCCGAGCAGGCCGGGTTCCGGCTCGATGCAGGCGTCAGGCCCGGCGACCGCATCACGCATCACTATGATTCGCTTTTGGCCAAGGCCATCGCCTGGGGCGAGGGCAGATCGGAGGCGATAGCGAGATTGCGCCATGCGCTCGGAGCCTTTGAAGTCGCGGGAGTCGAAACCAATCTCGACCTCTTGCGGGCCGTCCTCGACAGCGAGGACTTTCGCAGGGGCGGAACCGATATAAATTTCCTCGAGCGTCGGCTGGAGAGTCTTTTGCGCCGGACGCCTCTGTCGGCGAACGACGAGACTTTTCTGTTCGCCGCGGCGGTCGTCTCATGGATCGGGAATTTGCGCGACAGCAGCCGGGCCGCCGCCTCGAGCTATGGCGATCCTTCGTCGCCATGGTTCTCGGGCGACGGCTGGCGTCTCAACGCAAGCGCTTCCAGCGTCGTCGCGTTCGAATTGGGACAGCGGCGGCTGAGCGGCCGGATCAGCATCGCTGCGGAAGAATTCGAACTCGACGCCGGGAATGATGTTGCGACGGTCGCTCATCGCTTTGACGGCGACAGATTGCGTCTGCGCGTGAGTGGGATCGAGCGTGAACTCGGCCTCGTCCGGCGCGGCGCGCAAATCATCGTCTTTCTGGAAGGGAGGGCTCATACGTTCAATTGCAGGGATGAAGGTTCCGCTTCGGCGTCCGGAAAGGAGCCGCCGCCGGAACTCTATGCGCCGATCCCTGCGCGGGTCGCGCGCGTTCTCGTCTCTGCAGGGGAAAAAGTGACGAAAGGCGAAACGCTGCTGATCCTCGAAGCCATGAAAATGGAGATCGCCATGAAAGCGCCAAGAGACGGACAAATCGCAAGCGTTTTTTGCAGCGAGGGTGATTTGCTGTCCGAAGGCGAAAGGCTGGTTGAGCTCTCAGGAGATCAAGCGTCGTGACACTGCCCAAGCGAGTTCGGATTGTCGAGGTAGGTCCGCGAGACGGGCTTCAGGACGAGGCGAAGATTCTTTCCGCTGAAATCAAGGCCGAGTTCATCGAAATGCTCGCCGGGGCCGGTCTCGTCTCGATCGAGGCGGGAAGCTTCGTGCCCCAAAAATCCGTTCCACAGATGGCGTCGACGGAAGAAGTTCTCCAGCGGCTCGAGGCTCACGGCGATTTGAGACTGTCTGTCCTCATCCCAAATCTTCATGGGCTTATCGCGGCGCAAAGCGCCGGCGCAAAAGAAATCTCGATTTTCGCATCCGCCTCGGAAACCTTCTCTCAGCGCAACATCAACTGCTCGATCAGCGACAGTCTCTCGCGATACGCAAAAGTCGCCGAGGAAGCCGGGCGGTCCGGCTTACGCTTGCGCGGTTACGTCTCCTGCGCTCTGGGGTGTCCATATGAGGGCGCGGTTTCTCCTCGCCATGTCGTATGGCTGGCGGGCGAGCTTCGAGCCATCGGCTGCGAGGAGATTTCCGTGGCCGACACCATCGGCGTCGGAACGCCGCTGGTCGCGCGCAGGCTGATCGAAGAGGTGGCGGGGGAAATCGGCATGGAGCGCGTGGCGATCCATTTTCACGACGCCTATGGCCAGGCTCTCGTCAATGTGTTCGCCTGTCTCGAAGCAGGCGTTGCGACCGTAGACGCTTCCGTGGCCGGCCTCGGCGGGTGCCCTTTCGCTCCCGGAGCGGGCGGCAATCTCGCCACCGAGGATCTCGTTTATATGCTCGACGGCATGGAAGTGGAGACAGGCGTCGATCTGGGCCGCCTCCTTGATGCGGCTTCCTATATCTGCGCACGCCTCGACCGCATGCCCGCGAGTTCCGTAGCGCGAGCCATGGCTACGAGGCAGAAGGCCTGACGCGCTTCGAACGCGCAAGAGAGGCTTGCCTCGGCGCGGCCGCGCGACAAATCTCGTAGATGGCTTCTCCTTTCGGATTGAGCGCGGAACAGGCGGCGATGCGCGACATGGCCTCGAGCTTCGCGCGCGAGGAAATCGCCCCTCATGCGCTGGAGTGGGACCGGGAGAAACACTTCCCGATCGAGACGCTGCGCGCGGCGGCGTCCCTCGGGATGGCGGCGATGAACGTCCGCGAGGATTTTGGCGGAACCGGCCTTTCGCGCCTCGACTCTGTAATTCTTTTCGAGGCCCTCGCGACCGGATGCCCGAGCATAGCCGCATATCTTTCGGTTCATAATATGTGCGCCTGGATGGTGGACGCCTATGGCTCCGATTCCCACCGTCGATCATGGCTGCCGGCGCTCGCCTCGATGAAAGTCCTGTCCAGCTATTGCCTGTCCGAGCCCGGAAGCGGATCCGACGCGGCCGCGCTTCGCACCAGAGCGGAAAGACGCGGCGAAGTTTTTATTGTGAACGGAGAAAAGCAGTTCATTTCCGGCGCCGGCGCTGGAGGAAAGGAGCATCTTTACATCGTCATGGTGCGAACCGGGGACGGAGCGCATGCAGGCGTCTCGGCGATCCTCGTCGACGGCGCGGCGCAAGGTCTGCGACTCGGCGCGCTCGAGCGCAAGATGGGCTGGAACGCCCAGCCGACTCGCGCGGTGTGCTTCGAAAACTGCCGGGTGCCGGTCGAAAATCTGCTCGGGCGGGAAGGCCAGGGCTTTGGAATTGCGATGGCGGCGCTGGACGGCGGGAGGCTCAATATCGGCGCCTGCTCTCTCGGCGGCGGACGGTCCGCGTTGGATAAAACGCTGCGCTATCTCGACGAACGCAGAGCTTTCGGTCGTAAATTGAACAGTTTTCAGGCGCTGCAATTTCGTATCGCCGACATGGCCACCGATCTCGAGGCGGCGCGTGCGCTGCTGTGGCGCGCGGCGAGCGCCCTCGACGCGCGCGCCGCAGAGGCGAGGACGCTATGCGCCATGGCGAAGCGGGTCGCCACCGACGCCGGCTTTTCTGCCGCCAACGAGGCGCTGCAACTGCACGGCGGCTACGGCTATCTCTGCGATTACGGAATCGAAAAGATCGTGCGCGATCTCCGCGTGCACCAGATTCTCGAAGGCGCCAATGAAATCATGCGGATCATCATAGCGCGCGAAACCATGGGCCTGTCACGCAAGAAAGAAACCGGCGTCGCTCTGCGCGAGGCGGGCGAATGAACGAGGAGCAGCTTGTCGTTTCGCGCGCCGGCCGGCTGGGATCGATCCGCCTCAATCGCCCCAAAGCGCTCAACAGTATCAACCTCGACATGGTGCGGCGCTTTTCCGCAGCGCTCGACGACTTCGTCTTCGATGAAGACATCTGCGCCATTTTCGTTGCAGGCGAAGGCGAGCGCGGCCTATGCGCGGGAGGCGACATTCGCAGGCTCTATGAACTCGGCCCCGGGGAGCGCCATTCCTTCGCTTCCTTCTGGAAGGAGGAATATGAGCTGAACGCGCGCATCGCTTCCTGTCCCAAGCCCTATATCGTCGTGATGGACGGCCTCGTGATGGGCGGCGGCGTCGGAATATCCGCCCATGGCCGATACAGGATCGCGACCGAGCGCAGCCATATCGCCATGCCCGAGACCGGCATCGGCTTCATACCGGACGTCGGCGCCTCGTGGCTGCTCGGTCGCGCCGGCGCGCTCGGCCTTTACATGGCGCTTTCGGGCGCGGCGGCCAACGCAGGCGACGCCATTCGCGTCGGCCTCGCCGACGTCATGGTCGAAACGCGCAGGCTCCCCGGCCTCGCCCGGCGGCTCGAAGCGATCGAGGACGAAAACGAGATCGGCGGCCTCCTTGCGGAAGCCGCGATGAAGCCTGAGCGCGGCGCGCTCGAATTGCACGAGGCCTCGATCGAAGCCGCGACGGCGCAGAAAAGCGTAGAGGACATCATCGCGGCTTTCGGCGCAGACGCCTCGCCGTTTGCGCGGCAAGCCGTCGCTGAATTCGCCCGAAAGCCCCCAACCAGCCTGCGCCTTACTCACGGGCTGATCGGGCGTGGGGCGCGGGCAGCTTCTCTGGAGGCGTGTCTTCTCGATGAATTTCGCGTCGCCTGTCGTCTGCTCGACTCGCACGACCTTTTCGAAGGGATACGCGCCGCGATCATAGACAAGGACCATAAGCCTCTCTGGCGGCCGGCTTCGCTGGCGGAGGTTCCTTGGGAGGCGGTCGCGCCGATGTTCGAGCCTTCATCGCTCGAAGAACCGGCGTTCAAGCACTGGCCGGCGCAACGCCGATCATAGTCCGATCTAAAGGGGCGCACCGTTAAATCAAGGAGAAGCTCTGGTGGTCGAATCCTTTCCCGTCGTCATTCTCGGTGCCGTTCGCACCCCGATCGGAGCCTTCCTCGGCCAATTCAAATCGACGCCGGCGCCGCGGTTGGGAGCCGCTGCGATCGGAGGCGTGATCGAGCGAAGCAAGGTTCCGCCCGAATCGATCGACGAAGTTCTGATGGGATGCGTGCTCTCTGCCGGTCTCGGCCAGGCTCCGGCGCGGCAGGCGGCCCTCGGCGCCGGAGTGCCGGACGCGACCGGCTGCGTGACCGTCAACAAGATGTGCGGATCCGGCATGAAGGCCGTCATGCTCGCTCATGACGCGCTTCGCGCCGGAAGCGCGAGGATAACAATAGCAGGCGGCATGGAGAGCATGAGCAACGCGCCCTATCTACTGGGTGGCGCAAGGGCGGGCTACCGCATGGGTCACGGCGCGATAACCGATCATATGTTCTGCGACGGCCTGGAGGACGCCTATGAGAAGGGGCGCTTGATGGGCTCCATCGCGGAGGACTGCGCCAGCGCCTATCAGATCACCCGACAGAAACAGGACAATTACGCCTCGGCGTCGCAGGCGCGAGCGCTGAGCGCGATGAGAGACGGTTCGTTCAGCAAGGAGATCGCCCCCGTTTCCGAGTGTGGAACCGAGATAACGCTGGATGAGAGTCTGTTGCGCAGGCGAACCGCCGAGCTCTCGGAGCTGAAGCCGATCTTCAAGCCGGACGGCTCCATAACAGCCGCAAGCTCCAGCTCGATTTCGGACGGAGCCGCCGCGCTTGCGCTCGCCGACGCCGGCGAAGCGGAGCGGCTTCATCTCGAGCCTCTCGCCGCCATGGTCGCTCATGCTACCCATGCCGGCCCGCCGGGACGGTTTCCCGTCGCCCCTGTCGAGGCGATAAGAAAGCTGATGCAGAAGGCCGGCTGGCAGATCAAGGACGTCGATCTGTTCGAGATAAACGAAGCTTTCGCCGTCGTGCCGCTGGTCGCTATGCAGGATCTCGCCATCCCTCACGACAAGGTCAATGTCCATGGCGGGGCCTGCGCGCTCGGCCATCCCATCGGGGCGTCCGGCGCCAGGATCATGGCGACGCTGATCGCAGCGCTGAGCAAATATGATCTGAAAAGAGGAATCGCGGCTCTCTGCATCGGAGGAGGCGAAGCGACGGCGGTGGCGGTCGAGCGCATGACGTGACGCGCAGCGTCTTGCAAGCGTGCGGCGCGGCGCGGCGTCGCCGCGGGAAGGTCGCGGGAGGCTAATATTTCATGCGAGAGGCAGTGACTTCGCCTGCTGTCGCGCTACCTCCAGTTTCAGATGCAGCGCGGTCGCCGCCTCTGTCGGTGGAGTCTATGAGCGTTGGTTTTCGGATCGATTACCTGCAGCTTCTCTCTCCTTCGGGCGAGCTGCGCGAAGCGGCGGAAGAAGCCGGCTGGAACGCCGATGTTCTGCGGTCGCTATACCAGGCGATGACGAGAACGAGAGTCTTCGACGCAAAGGCTGTCGCATTGCAGCGCACCGGGCAGCTCGGAACATTCGCCTCCGCGCTGGGGCAGGAAGCGATCGGAGTCGGAACGGCTTACGCCATGCATCCGGACGACCTTCTCGTTCCATCCTATCGCGATCATGCCGCACAACTGCTTCGCGGCGTCACAATGGCGGAGATTCTTCTCTATTGGGGCGGCGACGAGCGCGGCAGCGACTTCAAAAACGCCCGACGGGATTTTCCCAATTGCGTGCCGGTCGCAACCCAGGTCGCTCATGCGGTGGGAGCGGCTTACGCTTTCCGGCTTCGCAAAGAGAAACGCGCCGTGGTCTGTTTCATCGGCGACGGCGGAACCGGCAATGGCGCTTTCTACGAAGCCCTCAATATGGCCGGCGTCTGGAAGGCTCCGGTCGTCATCGTCATCAACAACAACGGATGGGCCATTTCAACGCCGCGCGCGCGCGAATGCGCGGCCGAGACTCTTGCGCAAAAGGCCTTCGGCGCCGGCGTGGAGGGAAGACAGATCGACGGCAACGATGTTCTCTCGGTCTATAAAGCGGCGCAGCAGGCTTTGGAGAAGGCGAGAGAGGGCGACGGCCCGACCCTGATCGAAGCCGTCAGCTATCGTCTCGGAGATCACACCACTGCCGACGACGCCACGCGCTACCGCAGTCCGGACGAAGTGAAGGAAGCCTGGACCAGGGAGCCGATCGGACGTTTGCGCGCTTTCCTCGCAGGCAAGAGGCTTTGGGACAAGGAAAAAGAAGACGCCTTGCAAAGACGATGCGCGAGAGAGGTGGAGGAGGCCGTCGCGACCTATGCCTCGACGCCGCCGAGAGGCTGCGAAGCGATGTTCGACTATCTGTTTCATAGTCTCCCCGCGTCGATGAAGGATCAGCTCGAGGAAGCCCGACGTTTCGATCCCGTGCGGAGAAACGGGCATGGCTGAACTGACCCTGGTCGAAGCGGTCAACAGAGCGTTGACTCACGAGATGGAGCGCGACGAGGATGTGATCGTTCTCGGCGAGGACGTCGGCGTCAATGGCGGCGTGTTTCGCGCCACCAATGGCCTGCTGTCGCGTTTTGGCGGCGATCGGGTGCTCGACACGCCGCTCGCCGAAGGCGCCATCGCAGGAGCGGCTGTCGGCATGGCCGCCATGGGTCTGAAGCCCGTCGCGGAAATTCAGTTCTCCGGATTCATCTATCCCACGATCGATCAGATCGTGAACCACGCCTCGCGCCTGCGCAATCG
Proteins encoded in this window:
- a CDS encoding acetyl/propionyl/methylcrotonyl-CoA carboxylase subunit alpha, with the translated sequence MFRKLLIANRGEIACRVIRTARRLGISTVAIYSQADSAAMHVGLADEAFPIGPAPARESYLAIGKIIGVARACGAEAVHPGYGFLSENPEFAESCAAAGLVFIGPPAAAMRIMGVKTSAKALMERLGAPVAPGYHGDAFDLQTLTREAERIGFPLLIKAAGGGGGRGMRLVGRLDEMPEAVASARREALAAFGDERLLLEKRLEHPRHIEVQIFSDACGACVAFPERDCSVQRRRQKIIEETPAPGLSRQMRRDLRGAAVSAAKAVGYVGAGTVEFLVEDEAYFFLEMNTRLQVEHPITEMISGCDLVEWQLRVADGERLPVAQEELEFSGCAIEARLCAEDASSDFMPSVGEIVHFRAPPEQAGFRLDAGVRPGDRITHHYDSLLAKAIAWGEGRSEAIARLRHALGAFEVAGVETNLDLLRAVLDSEDFRRGGTDINFLERRLESLLRRTPLSANDETFLFAAAVVSWIGNLRDSSRAAASSYGDPSSPWFSGDGWRLNASASSVVAFELGQRRLSGRISIAAEEFELDAGNDVATVAHRFDGDRLRLRVSGIERELGLVRRGAQIIVFLEGRAHTFNCRDEGSASASGKEPPPELYAPIPARVARVLVSAGEKVTKGETLLILEAMKMEIAMKAPRDGQIASVFCSEGDLLSEGERLVELSGDQAS
- a CDS encoding hydroxymethylglutaryl-CoA lyase, whose amino-acid sequence is MTLPKRVRIVEVGPRDGLQDEAKILSAEIKAEFIEMLAGAGLVSIEAGSFVPQKSVPQMASTEEVLQRLEAHGDLRLSVLIPNLHGLIAAQSAGAKEISIFASASETFSQRNINCSISDSLSRYAKVAEEAGRSGLRLRGYVSCALGCPYEGAVSPRHVVWLAGELRAIGCEEISVADTIGVGTPLVARRLIEEVAGEIGMERVAIHFHDAYGQALVNVFACLEAGVATVDASVAGLGGCPFAPGAGGNLATEDLVYMLDGMEVETGVDLGRLLDAASYICARLDRMPASSVARAMATRQKA
- a CDS encoding acyl-CoA dehydrogenase family protein, which produces MASPFGLSAEQAAMRDMASSFAREEIAPHALEWDREKHFPIETLRAAASLGMAAMNVREDFGGTGLSRLDSVILFEALATGCPSIAAYLSVHNMCAWMVDAYGSDSHRRSWLPALASMKVLSSYCLSEPGSGSDAAALRTRAERRGEVFIVNGEKQFISGAGAGGKEHLYIVMVRTGDGAHAGVSAILVDGAAQGLRLGALERKMGWNAQPTRAVCFENCRVPVENLLGREGQGFGIAMAALDGGRLNIGACSLGGGRSALDKTLRYLDERRAFGRKLNSFQALQFRIADMATDLEAARALLWRAASALDARAAEARTLCAMAKRVATDAGFSAANEALQLHGGYGYLCDYGIEKIVRDLRVHQILEGANEIMRIIIARETMGLSRKKETGVALREAGE
- a CDS encoding enoyl-CoA hydratase/isomerase family protein translates to MNEEQLVVSRAGRLGSIRLNRPKALNSINLDMVRRFSAALDDFVFDEDICAIFVAGEGERGLCAGGDIRRLYELGPGERHSFASFWKEEYELNARIASCPKPYIVVMDGLVMGGGVGISAHGRYRIATERSHIAMPETGIGFIPDVGASWLLGRAGALGLYMALSGAAANAGDAIRVGLADVMVETRRLPGLARRLEAIEDENEIGGLLAEAAMKPERGALELHEASIEAATAQKSVEDIIAAFGADASPFARQAVAEFARKPPTSLRLTHGLIGRGARAASLEACLLDEFRVACRLLDSHDLFEGIRAAIIDKDHKPLWRPASLAEVPWEAVAPMFEPSSLEEPAFKHWPAQRRS
- a CDS encoding acetyl-CoA C-acyltransferase: MVESFPVVILGAVRTPIGAFLGQFKSTPAPRLGAAAIGGVIERSKVPPESIDEVLMGCVLSAGLGQAPARQAALGAGVPDATGCVTVNKMCGSGMKAVMLAHDALRAGSARITIAGGMESMSNAPYLLGGARAGYRMGHGAITDHMFCDGLEDAYEKGRLMGSIAEDCASAYQITRQKQDNYASASQARALSAMRDGSFSKEIAPVSECGTEITLDESLLRRRTAELSELKPIFKPDGSITAASSSSISDGAAALALADAGEAERLHLEPLAAMVAHATHAGPPGRFPVAPVEAIRKLMQKAGWQIKDVDLFEINEAFAVVPLVAMQDLAIPHDKVNVHGGACALGHPIGASGARIMATLIAALSKYDLKRGIAALCIGGGEATAVAVERMT
- the pdhA gene encoding pyruvate dehydrogenase (acetyl-transferring) E1 component subunit alpha; translated protein: MSVGFRIDYLQLLSPSGELREAAEEAGWNADVLRSLYQAMTRTRVFDAKAVALQRTGQLGTFASALGQEAIGVGTAYAMHPDDLLVPSYRDHAAQLLRGVTMAEILLYWGGDERGSDFKNARRDFPNCVPVATQVAHAVGAAYAFRLRKEKRAVVCFIGDGGTGNGAFYEALNMAGVWKAPVVIVINNNGWAISTPRARECAAETLAQKAFGAGVEGRQIDGNDVLSVYKAAQQALEKAREGDGPTLIEAVSYRLGDHTTADDATRYRSPDEVKEAWTREPIGRLRAFLAGKRLWDKEKEDALQRRCAREVEEAVATYASTPPRGCEAMFDYLFHSLPASMKDQLEEARRFDPVRRNGHG